In Lewinellaceae bacterium, a single window of DNA contains:
- a CDS encoding class I SAM-dependent methyltransferase, translating to MVKKIKKYAHVFNSVVNQASELKKLEGFSPYSKIVSEAFLKVKKGEYTQEETAIFRKLDEYRARLLASDEIVTYEIFGSDLQRTVAEIARIGASPQVWCKLYYFLTTLSGAKNVLEIGTNLGVSGQYFIEGLKDGDGSKFITLEGVPKLCEIASERFSSLAKRDGQFEVIQGLYDDTLHSVLDSGIEFDLVFIDGNHKYEPTVKYFNLLKNNYRDHAIILFDDIYISEEMERAWKEVKKDPGVVCSIDLFKLGIVVYEKGGGQGEPISADLFLSVR from the coding sequence ATGGTGAAAAAGATTAAAAAGTACGCTCATGTCTTCAATAGTGTTGTTAATCAGGCATCGGAATTGAAGAAACTGGAAGGCTTCAGCCCTTATTCCAAAATCGTCTCCGAGGCTTTTCTTAAAGTCAAGAAAGGGGAATATACACAAGAAGAAACAGCGATATTTCGCAAACTTGACGAATACAGGGCGCGTTTGCTGGCTTCCGATGAAATCGTGACTTATGAAATATTCGGCTCCGACCTGCAGAGAACGGTTGCAGAGATAGCCAGAATAGGCGCCTCTCCTCAGGTATGGTGCAAACTGTATTATTTCTTAACGACCCTATCCGGAGCAAAGAACGTACTTGAAATCGGGACCAACCTTGGAGTATCCGGCCAATATTTCATCGAAGGGTTGAAGGATGGAGATGGATCGAAATTCATTACTTTGGAAGGCGTTCCCAAGTTGTGCGAAATTGCTTCTGAGCGGTTTTCATCATTGGCGAAAAGAGACGGCCAGTTTGAGGTTATTCAGGGTTTATACGATGACACTTTACATTCCGTGCTTGATTCCGGCATTGAGTTTGACCTCGTATTTATCGACGGGAATCATAAATATGAACCCACGGTAAAGTACTTCAACCTGTTGAAAAACAACTACCGCGATCATGCGATCATCCTATTCGACGATATATACATCAGCGAGGAGATGGAGCGGGCATGGAAGGAAGTGAAAAAAGATCCCGGCGTGGTATGCTCCATCGACTTGTTTAAGCTGGGGATTGTGGTTTATGAAAAGGGAGGGGGGCAAGGTGAGCCGATAAGCGCTGATCTTTTTTTATCGGTTAGATGA
- a CDS encoding gliding motility-associated C-terminal domain-containing protein translates to MHLFKRWAFASMACALSLSAFCQITITQVEAPEGMVACGQAGRFKLHLANDQNEGFDGEAFVIQLPEGMSYVEGSITGAAEANVGSSAFLEFRLQPTFGQAFLEISFLAAIDCSFSNVNPIRYTVSAGGEIFTAQAPSLANYFFPEVVAVSSQNQALSLSVGQSGQRAFSVIQATPGARLDSLFLVSRYDPALQSSSYNVGSPASGGQQGDTLVITGGELPGGDGFFDFGDTLFLVETVQLLACEESISEMELFWRCNGKLCQAFYADGLASLANGAPNLVITNQNGFSSQNQANDAAQVGGGFCQALALEYRIENAGVESAFGAGGVYGLTVAFGLNNNLFSSPFPADISRFPNWSFSARIGNTTLPLSAYQFPGAGPLLGYNIRFASLASDPDGPGGLEDLDGDGFYDDLPVGASTLLTILVEYDPEATADCTLLSGFPNTGGAQTSFRIGYHHLDQCGGPFSYWYGVTDPGINIIELFVHRQGGLLFQLEPENLQAGASSYLSLAPVSDWSSPCAPTDSFILQLVLPQGLLLGPGPTLGPGVHYGVVGTSGDTAWIAGSERGGIDKPWEIPLIPDCSSPVFDSILKVSFIYYCSSDCPSFKVIDCQEITLDYLPQCESCEEGIITRSFEMQRRTLGWQDVFQTQKVNPAQNSNINLKAALNYDSVEMRLTGIYQGNGPFDSLFARVYYSPIELINIQPEQPHFTPLSMSLAYFSQSEGLLACPVPNWDAYYDATNKKHFIEAGLESLFEPGACLGGVVRQDGDSLVLSIMALVTGNTPIKALPVPELLAGFYTIVDGRDSFCNEFLERFVLENAVPRVHVSYGVQLHFGCEEAFFTGNFINNFGHLLDGDQFPDEIRPLADVSEVRIMLEGHWGFVPGSTTLLASGSLNEANAPSVLAPGITASLPDPAITFDGTFTVLSYTNPGSWPNGDLAINGNEAQQNFRFRATPGCTVPEGRPFRIRMEAEFTRFTNAPEPWQIETTEASITEAYSFEAQRSRLTLASPQVATPVNDTVRWAFQLDNMTNYAGGDKAIYNNWIAVKTDVAVSILELSDVSNPATPVSYPPATYGSGRVWFRIGGLGSFASRKFRLTGLFEDCNPAQLVVYHGFSCLGYPSPNPDEGYSFPGPSAYTCPADSLRLMARPGDIALALEVSPVAQPVQLCQPLDFWLDIRNLQLPYAYELAAGLQLPEGARLVPGSSLLEYPSGSGNLIPLNDPVQNPDGQWAWPLSDGLPFLQSVAQSPANQCRLRFRLETDCNFLSGRRILLSASARSSCGQESRRQVYSLPIRIEGIPAIINDYALEVSWPELGLHSCSASLLRYKLVNLGPFPTSAIEFGAVALPYTLDYVAGSLEGVRHAPGSIAENSVAGNRRLLAFLLPAGVPPGDSIVFEIKAENLLLEELPCDSLGLEAFSLLQANVACAGAAGGSCRIFAISAARSYTVPVKGSKLRIIPGTWVSVPSGTDGEWISAPVAVENITGAPIVNDSIRLSVYFDENSNAQVDGPQEVLLATLALPLSYLGADSIIIGQLRFFAATEQACRLLLTLDDPWHTCTCDTLFAVAPKPLLLNAGPDLRACHEDALVLGIDQRQDGLSFVWEGLGNAPLSALLDPGAAITEARFSNTTNAPLVYRYVLTTTRAGWCTATDTVAIIALPEIQAGIAVASDYHGQDISCFGFSDGALEVTIGTGTPPFIYQMGTRIQSTPIFESLSAGQYSFQIEDADGCTQTAAGLLTEPAPLELALEADSVTCANGSDGRVTALASGGTPAYQYTWSEASPGGQPVADMLSAGVHHLTLTDSNGCRLADSTTVESPTPIEAYFLPEPASCADSPDGRATVQGPTGGAAPYSIIWDDGQQGPSNEWLSPGWHQVTVTDARGCRLTGNFEIEAPPALALGAYRIDNLRCYGSDDGAISLEMNGGAPPYTYLWPDGRGGPSIASLNAGHYQATITDANGCQFLSPFFPVDQPPPLVLSVADAEDVSCYGGEDGRASVEAAGGTAPYAYYWENGETDSRANGLAPASYEIRVTDAHGCQDTTTAIISEPGPVVLEHQSFPPNCIGRLGSIALQASSGGGTPPFLYSIDGGTTFSGVGLFDNLEEGLYSLAILDANGCSVEETVQLTPLPPLRIRLPGNLQVNFGESATLSVEVEQAYGSIQASWWPTDGSISCHDCLDPVFTPTHSATYHLSIVDENGCRADTALQVLVNRPRRVFIPNAFSPNGDGKNDVFLVYAGPEAARIEKMIVAGRWGNILFQKENSLPNDPHHGWDGWFNGQRMPVGVYVYQVDVLFSDGVAITYKGEVLLMD, encoded by the coding sequence ATGCATTTATTCAAACGATGGGCATTCGCTTCCATGGCCTGCGCCCTTAGCCTTTCGGCGTTTTGCCAGATAACCATCACACAGGTGGAAGCGCCGGAAGGGATGGTGGCTTGTGGCCAGGCCGGCCGGTTTAAGTTGCACCTGGCCAATGATCAAAACGAAGGTTTCGACGGAGAGGCGTTTGTCATCCAGCTGCCAGAGGGAATGAGTTATGTAGAAGGAAGCATCACGGGTGCGGCCGAGGCCAATGTCGGTTCCTCTGCTTTTCTGGAATTCCGCCTGCAGCCTACTTTCGGCCAGGCCTTTCTCGAGATCAGCTTTCTGGCTGCTATTGATTGCAGCTTTTCCAATGTAAACCCCATCCGGTATACCGTATCCGCCGGCGGGGAGATTTTTACGGCTCAGGCCCCTTCCCTGGCCAATTATTTCTTTCCGGAAGTAGTGGCTGTATCTTCCCAAAACCAGGCCCTGTCTCTGTCGGTGGGCCAAAGCGGCCAGCGCGCCTTTTCGGTCATACAGGCTACTCCGGGCGCCCGGTTGGATTCCCTGTTCCTGGTTTCCCGTTACGACCCGGCATTGCAATCTTCCTCCTATAATGTGGGCAGCCCGGCCTCGGGCGGGCAACAGGGCGACACCCTGGTAATAACCGGCGGGGAACTGCCGGGAGGCGACGGTTTCTTCGATTTTGGCGATACTTTATTCCTGGTGGAAACCGTACAGTTGCTGGCTTGTGAGGAAAGCATTTCGGAAATGGAATTGTTTTGGCGCTGCAATGGAAAACTCTGCCAGGCCTTTTATGCCGACGGGCTGGCCAGCCTGGCCAATGGCGCTCCCAACCTGGTGATCACGAACCAAAACGGATTCAGCAGCCAGAACCAGGCCAATGATGCTGCTCAGGTGGGCGGTGGGTTTTGCCAGGCCCTGGCCCTGGAGTACCGGATCGAGAATGCCGGCGTGGAATCTGCTTTTGGCGCAGGAGGTGTTTACGGCCTGACCGTGGCGTTTGGCCTCAACAACAACCTTTTTTCTTCTCCTTTTCCCGCCGACATTAGCCGCTTTCCCAACTGGAGCTTCAGCGCCCGGATTGGCAACACCACCCTGCCTTTATCTGCTTACCAGTTTCCGGGCGCTGGCCCATTGCTGGGGTACAACATCCGGTTTGCCAGCCTGGCCAGCGACCCCGACGGCCCCGGCGGCCTGGAAGACCTGGACGGCGACGGTTTCTATGACGACCTGCCCGTCGGCGCCTCCACCTTGCTCACCATTCTGGTAGAATACGACCCGGAAGCGACTGCCGACTGTACCCTGCTAAGCGGTTTTCCCAATACCGGCGGCGCTCAAACCAGCTTCCGGATAGGCTATCACCACCTGGATCAGTGCGGCGGGCCTTTTTCTTACTGGTACGGCGTCACCGACCCTGGCATCAACATCATCGAGTTGTTTGTTCACCGGCAAGGAGGCCTCCTCTTTCAACTCGAGCCCGAAAACCTGCAGGCCGGCGCCTCTTCTTACCTGAGCCTGGCGCCCGTGAGCGATTGGAGCAGCCCCTGCGCCCCCACCGACTCCTTTATCCTGCAACTCGTCCTGCCGCAGGGCTTATTGCTCGGCCCGGGGCCTACCCTGGGCCCGGGTGTGCACTATGGCGTGGTAGGAACCTCAGGAGACACGGCCTGGATCGCAGGCAGCGAACGGGGGGGGATCGACAAACCCTGGGAAATACCTCTTATTCCGGATTGTTCCAGCCCGGTGTTTGATTCCATCCTGAAGGTGAGCTTTATTTATTATTGCAGCTCCGATTGCCCGTCCTTTAAGGTAATAGATTGCCAGGAAATAACGCTGGATTACCTGCCCCAGTGCGAAAGCTGCGAAGAAGGCATCATCACCCGAAGCTTTGAAATGCAGCGCCGAACCCTGGGATGGCAGGATGTTTTTCAAACCCAAAAAGTCAACCCCGCCCAAAACTCCAATATCAACCTCAAGGCAGCGCTCAACTACGATTCCGTAGAAATGCGCTTAACCGGCATATACCAGGGAAACGGGCCATTCGACAGCCTGTTTGCCCGGGTGTATTACAGCCCTATCGAGCTGATCAACATACAACCCGAACAGCCTCACTTTACGCCGCTCTCCATGTCTTTGGCCTACTTTTCACAAAGCGAAGGCCTCCTCGCCTGCCCTGTGCCAAATTGGGATGCTTATTACGATGCCACAAATAAAAAACACTTCATCGAAGCGGGGCTGGAAAGCCTCTTCGAGCCCGGCGCCTGCCTCGGCGGCGTCGTCCGTCAAGACGGAGACAGCCTCGTTTTGTCAATTATGGCCCTGGTGACGGGAAATACGCCGATAAAAGCCTTGCCCGTCCCGGAATTGCTGGCGGGTTTTTATACGATCGTTGATGGCAGGGATTCTTTTTGCAATGAATTTCTGGAGCGCTTCGTATTGGAGAACGCGGTTCCCAGAGTTCATGTTTCTTATGGCGTGCAATTGCATTTTGGCTGTGAGGAGGCCTTCTTCACCGGCAATTTCATCAACAACTTTGGCCACTTGCTGGATGGCGACCAGTTTCCGGATGAGATCAGGCCCCTGGCCGATGTTTCTGAAGTGCGCATTATGCTGGAAGGGCACTGGGGCTTTGTACCCGGCAGCACCACGCTCCTGGCCAGCGGTTCGCTGAATGAAGCCAATGCACCGTCCGTGTTGGCGCCGGGAATAACCGCCAGCCTTCCCGATCCGGCAATCACTTTTGACGGAACCTTCACGGTGCTCTCCTACACCAACCCGGGAAGCTGGCCCAATGGCGACCTGGCCATCAATGGCAACGAAGCCCAGCAAAACTTCCGCTTCCGGGCCACTCCTGGATGTACCGTACCCGAAGGGCGGCCTTTCCGGATCAGGATGGAAGCAGAATTCACCAGATTCACGAACGCGCCGGAGCCATGGCAAATAGAAACAACGGAGGCCAGCATAACCGAGGCTTATAGCTTTGAAGCCCAGCGCTCGCGGCTAACCCTGGCTTCCCCCCAGGTTGCCACTCCTGTCAACGACACGGTCCGCTGGGCTTTCCAACTGGACAATATGACCAATTATGCCGGAGGAGATAAAGCGATCTACAACAACTGGATTGCTGTAAAAACGGATGTGGCCGTATCGATCCTGGAGTTGTCGGACGTCTCCAACCCGGCAACCCCGGTTTCGTATCCGCCAGCCACTTACGGCAGCGGCAGGGTCTGGTTCAGGATCGGAGGCCTGGGAAGTTTTGCCTCCCGCAAGTTTCGGTTGACCGGCCTGTTCGAGGATTGCAACCCTGCCCAACTTGTGGTTTACCATGGGTTTTCCTGCCTGGGCTATCCCTCCCCCAACCCAGACGAAGGCTACTCCTTTCCCGGGCCGTCGGCCTATACCTGCCCGGCCGATTCTCTCCGCCTGATGGCCCGCCCCGGCGATATAGCTCTGGCGCTGGAAGTATCGCCGGTTGCTCAACCGGTGCAGCTTTGCCAACCGCTGGATTTCTGGCTGGACATCCGGAATTTGCAATTGCCCTATGCCTACGAACTGGCCGCCGGGCTCCAGCTTCCCGAAGGCGCCCGGCTCGTGCCCGGCAGCAGTTTGCTGGAATACCCTTCGGGCTCAGGCAACCTGATACCACTCAACGACCCTGTTCAGAATCCGGACGGCCAATGGGCCTGGCCCCTTTCCGACGGCCTGCCATTCCTGCAGAGCGTCGCCCAGTCCCCGGCCAATCAGTGCCGCCTTCGCTTTCGCCTGGAAACGGACTGCAACTTTTTATCCGGCCGCCGGATCTTGCTGTCGGCCAGCGCCCGGAGCAGTTGTGGCCAGGAGAGCCGCCGGCAGGTATATTCGCTGCCTATCCGCATTGAAGGCATCCCTGCCATCATCAATGATTATGCGCTGGAGGTATCCTGGCCGGAGCTAGGGTTACACAGCTGCTCTGCGTCCCTGCTGCGCTACAAATTGGTGAACCTGGGGCCATTTCCTACCTCCGCCATTGAATTTGGCGCAGTTGCCCTGCCATACACGCTGGATTATGTTGCCGGCTCATTGGAAGGAGTCCGCCATGCGCCCGGCAGCATAGCTGAAAACAGTGTCGCCGGAAACCGGCGGTTGCTGGCCTTTCTCCTGCCCGCCGGCGTCCCCCCCGGAGATTCTATAGTCTTTGAAATAAAAGCGGAAAACCTGCTTCTGGAAGAGTTGCCTTGCGACTCCCTGGGCCTGGAAGCTTTCTCCCTGTTGCAAGCCAATGTAGCCTGCGCTGGTGCAGCGGGAGGAAGTTGCCGCATTTTTGCTATTTCCGCTGCCCGTTCTTACACCGTTCCGGTTAAGGGAAGCAAGCTGAGGATCATCCCCGGAACCTGGGTCAGTGTTCCTTCGGGCACGGACGGGGAATGGATCAGCGCACCGGTGGCAGTCGAAAACATTACCGGAGCGCCGATTGTCAACGACAGCATTCGCTTGTCGGTGTATTTCGATGAAAACAGCAATGCTCAGGTGGATGGGCCTCAGGAGGTTTTGCTGGCTACCCTTGCCCTACCACTCTCCTATTTGGGCGCGGATAGCATCATCATTGGCCAGTTGCGCTTTTTTGCCGCTACCGAACAAGCCTGCCGGCTCCTCTTAACCCTCGACGACCCATGGCACACCTGCACCTGCGACACCCTTTTTGCTGTTGCCCCCAAGCCTTTGCTGCTCAATGCCGGGCCGGATTTGAGGGCTTGCCACGAGGACGCGCTGGTACTGGGCATCGACCAACGGCAGGACGGCCTTTCATTTGTATGGGAAGGGCTCGGCAACGCCCCCCTGAGCGCGCTGCTCGATCCTGGCGCGGCCATTACCGAAGCCCGTTTCTCCAATACTACGAACGCGCCTTTGGTTTATCGGTACGTTCTTACCACTACGCGCGCCGGTTGGTGCACTGCCACCGACACGGTGGCCATAATCGCCCTGCCGGAAATTCAAGCCGGGATTGCCGTTGCCTCCGACTATCATGGACAGGACATTTCGTGCTTCGGTTTTTCAGATGGGGCGCTAGAGGTAACTATCGGAACCGGCACGCCGCCTTTTATCTACCAAATGGGCACCCGTATACAGAGCACGCCCATTTTTGAAAGCCTGAGCGCCGGCCAATATTCTTTTCAGATAGAAGATGCTGATGGGTGTACGCAGACTGCAGCGGGGCTGCTCACTGAACCCGCCCCTCTGGAATTGGCGCTGGAGGCCGACTCCGTCACCTGCGCCAATGGCTCAGACGGGCGGGTCACTGCTCTGGCTTCCGGCGGAACCCCGGCGTATCAATATACCTGGAGCGAGGCCAGCCCGGGAGGCCAGCCCGTCGCCGATATGCTTTCCGCCGGAGTGCACCACCTGACCCTCACAGATAGCAATGGTTGCCGCCTGGCAGACAGTACGACGGTGGAGTCTCCCACCCCGATAGAGGCTTATTTCCTCCCGGAGCCAGCGTCTTGTGCCGACAGCCCCGACGGCAGAGCCACCGTTCAGGGGCCAACGGGAGGGGCCGCTCCTTACTCCATCATCTGGGACGATGGCCAGCAGGGGCCTTCCAATGAATGGCTTTCCCCGGGATGGCACCAGGTGACGGTCACCGACGCCAGGGGTTGTAGGCTTACCGGTAATTTTGAAATAGAAGCGCCCCCCGCTTTGGCGCTGGGAGCTTATCGTATTGACAATCTCCGCTGCTACGGTTCTGATGACGGGGCTATTTCCCTGGAAATGAACGGTGGCGCCCCTCCTTACACCTACCTCTGGCCTGACGGCAGAGGCGGCCCGAGTATTGCTTCCCTGAATGCCGGCCACTATCAGGCAACCATCACCGACGCCAACGGGTGCCAGTTCCTTTCTCCTTTCTTTCCGGTCGATCAACCTCCCCCCCTCGTACTTTCCGTTGCTGACGCCGAGGATGTATCCTGTTACGGTGGCGAGGACGGGAGGGCTTCGGTGGAAGCGGCCGGCGGCACTGCGCCTTACGCCTATTACTGGGAAAACGGCGAAACCGATAGCCGGGCCAACGGCCTCGCTCCAGCATCCTATGAAATACGCGTAACGGACGCCCACGGTTGCCAGGACACCACGACGGCCATCATCAGCGAACCAGGCCCCGTTGTTTTGGAACATCAATCTTTTCCGCCCAACTGCATTGGCCGTTTAGGCAGCATTGCGCTGCAAGCGTCCAGCGGGGGCGGGACACCGCCTTTTCTTTACTCCATCGACGGAGGAACCACCTTTTCCGGCGTTGGCCTGTTTGACAACCTGGAAGAGGGGCTTTACTCCCTGGCCATTCTGGACGCCAATGGCTGTTCGGTGGAAGAAACAGTACAACTCACTCCCCTTCCGCCATTGCGGATACGCCTTCCCGGCAACCTGCAGGTCAACTTCGGCGAATCCGCCACGCTTTCTGTTGAAGTGGAGCAGGCTTACGGCAGCATACAGGCCAGTTGGTGGCCAACGGATGGTAGTATTTCCTGTCATGATTGCCTCGATCCGGTATTTACCCCTACCCATTCCGCTACCTATCACCTGTCCATTGTCGATGAAAATGGCTGCCGGGCCGATACCGCTTTACAAGTGCTGGTGAACCGTCCGCGGCGCGTATTCATCCCCAATGCTTTCAGCCCAAACGGTGACGGCAAAAATGATGTTTTCCTGGTTTATGCCGGGCCGGAAGCGGCGCGCATTGAAAAAATGATCGTTGCCGGCCGTTGGGGAAATATCTTGTTCCAAAAGGAAAATTCACTTCCCAATGACCCACATCACGGTTGGGATGGATGGTTTAACGGACAACGGATGCCTGTTGGTGTATACGTTTATCAAGTAGACGTATTGTTTTCAGATGGCGTTGCAATAACCTACAAGGGAGAGGTTTTGCTCATGGATTGA
- a CDS encoding arginase family protein: MFQNWLQPLKGPVEALEDHQFGRHIQRYTDELPELKDTRVAIIGIGEEDARAVRNELYRMSYPFRGLEIADLGDVRNTETSFIIPLIRELLDSQIFPLILGNAARQALAQYKAFQSLQQLISLAVVDERIAYSRESEDKELYFLKEILDSKHSRLFHLSFIGCQAHFVPPGTFEYLDKRNFDYTRLGKAKAEPAELEPLIRDCDLLSINLSALKQADAPGQQNATPSGFTSEEACQIARYAGMSDKLKALGLYGFQHSLDRESQTANAMAQMAWYFLDGFYHRKGDFPASTDGLAEYIVDFKKMDYQLTFWRSDRSGRWWMQVPVKTRSKYQRHRLVPCSYNDYMLACKDELPDRLLNAMRRFG, encoded by the coding sequence ATGTTCCAAAACTGGCTACAGCCGCTTAAAGGCCCGGTGGAAGCACTGGAAGACCACCAATTCGGCAGGCACATACAGCGATATACGGATGAATTGCCCGAGTTGAAGGATACCCGCGTTGCCATCATCGGCATCGGAGAAGAGGACGCACGAGCTGTGCGCAACGAACTATACCGCATGAGCTATCCCTTCCGGGGGCTGGAAATAGCCGACCTGGGCGATGTGCGCAATACGGAAACCTCGTTCATCATCCCCCTCATCCGGGAATTGCTGGACAGCCAGATTTTTCCGCTCATTCTGGGCAATGCCGCCCGGCAGGCGCTGGCGCAGTACAAGGCTTTCCAGAGCCTGCAACAACTGATCAGCCTGGCCGTCGTCGACGAGCGCATCGCCTACAGCCGGGAAAGCGAGGATAAGGAGTTGTACTTTCTTAAAGAAATCCTCGACAGCAAACACTCCCGCCTCTTTCACCTCAGCTTTATCGGTTGCCAGGCTCATTTCGTGCCGCCCGGCACCTTCGAGTACCTGGATAAGCGGAATTTTGATTACACCCGCCTCGGAAAGGCCAAAGCGGAACCGGCCGAGCTGGAACCCCTCATTCGGGACTGCGACCTCCTGAGCATCAACCTCTCGGCCCTGAAACAGGCCGATGCGCCGGGCCAGCAAAATGCCACCCCCAGCGGCTTCACCTCGGAAGAAGCCTGCCAGATCGCCCGCTACGCCGGCATGAGCGATAAGCTCAAAGCCCTCGGGCTGTACGGATTTCAGCACTCCCTGGACCGCGAAAGCCAGACGGCCAACGCCATGGCCCAAATGGCCTGGTACTTCCTCGACGGGTTCTACCACCGCAAGGGAGATTTCCCCGCCTCCACCGACGGCCTGGCCGAATACATCGTGGATTTTAAAAAGATGGACTACCAGCTCACCTTCTGGCGCAGCGACCGGAGTGGCCGGTGGTGGATGCAGGTGCCGGTGAAAACCCGCTCCAAATACCAGCGCCACCGCCTGGTGCCCTGCTCTTATAACGACTATATGCTGGCGTGTAAAGACGAGTTGCCGGACAGGCTGCTGAATGCGATGCGGAGGTTTGGGTGA
- a CDS encoding MFS transporter, translating to MQPTESRLYTPQFLLLCLSHVLFAGSFNMIIPELPDYLSALGGEDYKGLIIALFTLTAGLSRPFSGKLTDTVGRVPVMIFGALVCVCCSLLYPLLTSVAGFLLLRLFHGFSTGFKPTASSAYVADIAPVYRRGEAMGILGVSMNMGASIFPPVGSWLAGAFSLNAMFFASSGLALISIVILLGLKETLEGRQRFSSDALKVSRNDIIEPMALAPAVVIALSYVSFGALLTIVPDQSAHLGMANKGFFFTSFTAFSVLSRVIAGRVSDRFGRVPVLKVALLLSALSLALMGNAQTPAMLLAASGFLGFSTGIVGPAAFAWVIDRSPDQHRGRAMATAYIALEIGIGFGALASAWAYGNDAANFPFAFYLMAVMAVIALVYVQLARLKG from the coding sequence ATGCAACCCACGGAATCCCGGCTTTACACCCCACAATTCCTGCTGCTCTGCCTGAGCCACGTGCTCTTCGCAGGCAGCTTCAATATGATCATCCCCGAACTGCCGGACTACCTGTCCGCTCTGGGCGGGGAGGACTACAAAGGCCTCATCATTGCCCTGTTCACCCTGACGGCCGGGCTGTCGCGCCCTTTCAGCGGCAAGCTGACCGACACCGTCGGCCGGGTGCCGGTGATGATCTTCGGCGCTCTGGTTTGCGTGTGCTGCAGCCTGTTGTATCCCTTGCTCACGTCGGTAGCGGGCTTTTTGCTGCTGCGCCTTTTCCATGGCTTCTCCACCGGTTTTAAGCCCACTGCCTCTTCGGCTTATGTTGCGGACATCGCGCCGGTGTACCGCCGCGGCGAGGCCATGGGCATTCTGGGAGTGAGCATGAACATGGGCGCCTCGATCTTTCCGCCGGTGGGAAGCTGGCTGGCCGGCGCCTTTTCCCTGAACGCGATGTTTTTTGCCTCTTCCGGGCTGGCGCTCATTTCTATCGTTATTTTACTGGGCCTGAAGGAAACCCTGGAAGGCAGGCAGCGCTTCAGTTCCGATGCCCTGAAAGTATCCAGGAATGACATCATCGAGCCAATGGCCCTGGCCCCGGCGGTGGTCATTGCCCTTTCCTACGTCAGCTTTGGCGCCTTGTTGACCATTGTGCCCGATCAAAGCGCCCATCTGGGCATGGCCAACAAGGGGTTTTTCTTTACCAGTTTTACGGCCTTTTCTGTGCTGTCGAGGGTCATCGCCGGCCGGGTGTCCGACCGTTTCGGGCGGGTGCCGGTGCTGAAGGTGGCGTTGTTGTTGTCAGCATTGTCGCTGGCGTTGATGGGCAATGCCCAAACGCCGGCCATGCTGCTGGCGGCCTCGGGCTTTCTGGGCTTTTCAACGGGCATTGTCGGCCCGGCAGCCTTTGCCTGGGTCATCGACCGCAGCCCGGATCAGCACCGGGGGCGGGCTATGGCCACCGCTTATATCGCCCTGGAAATCGGCATCGGCTTTGGCGCCCTGGCCTCGGCCTGGGCCTACGGCAATGACGCGGCGAATTTCCCGTTTGCCTTCTACCTGATGGCCGTAATGGCCGTGATTGCCCTGGTGTACGTCCAGCTGGCGCGGTTGAAGGGGTAG
- a CDS encoding T9SS type A sorting domain-containing protein, which produces MKNVICHFLIFAGMFLISGGLYSQNSVVIVPGTSDWVDTGFSFDGEQVGFVFASGYVIRHDYASMSFDNYATPAGRGPNLLSNSFPCQTCNATSLIGKLGVNGDPFLVGERAYIKGAGRLFLTVNDSPLYDNQGAFVAVIYKDLASICTGNRPGGVVLSNEEAEKKGDPLAESEKETTFNLYPNPASQAITVEIENATESTEIKWICIYDIKGQLVKIEEGPKLADSKISISTPDLPQGTYLVSVLINQEVKSKKLIIN; this is translated from the coding sequence ATGAAAAACGTCATTTGCCATTTTCTGATTTTTGCTGGTATGTTTTTAATTTCCGGCGGGCTATATTCGCAAAATAGCGTGGTTATTGTTCCTGGAACATCGGATTGGGTAGATACCGGATTTTCTTTTGATGGAGAACAAGTTGGATTTGTATTTGCTTCCGGTTATGTCATAAGGCACGATTACGCCTCTATGTCTTTTGACAATTATGCCACGCCTGCCGGGAGGGGCCCCAATTTGTTGAGTAATTCGTTTCCTTGTCAAACTTGCAATGCTACGAGCCTGATCGGAAAGCTGGGGGTAAACGGCGATCCCTTTTTAGTCGGCGAAAGGGCTTATATTAAGGGCGCAGGAAGGCTTTTTCTAACCGTTAATGACAGCCCGCTTTATGACAATCAAGGAGCTTTCGTGGCAGTCATTTACAAGGATCTCGCTTCCATCTGTACGGGGAATAGGCCAGGAGGAGTAGTCCTGTCGAATGAGGAGGCAGAAAAAAAAGGCGACCCGTTGGCTGAATCCGAAAAAGAAACAACTTTCAACCTGTACCCTAATCCTGCCAGCCAGGCCATTACGGTCGAAATCGAAAACGCGACAGAGTCAACCGAAATCAAATGGATTTGTATTTATGACATTAAAGGCCAATTGGTTAAAATAGAGGAGGGACCCAAATTAGCGGACTCCAAAATTTCGATCAGCACTCCCGATCTGCCCCAAGGCACCTATCTGGTCAGTGTGTTGATCAACCAGGAAGTGAAGAGCAAAAAACTGATCATTAATTAA